A window of bacterium genomic DNA:
AGCTTCCAAAGAAAGACAAGCACTGATGCAGCAGATTTAGCGTTGCCCTGAGTGTTTTGTAGGTACAGCTTTGTATATTTCTTAACTGTGTCCAAATAAGCCTGCTCCCACTTGAACTTTGTATCATTTTTAGGACAAAGCCCAAGCCGTTCACGGAACACCAGCTTTTCTTCAAAAAGAACGTGCTTTTGGGCAATAGGGTCGTACTTTTTTAATGAAAGCTTTTGATCGCCTCGCCTTTTCTTCTTATTCACTCTTAGCGTATAGAAGAATCCAGTCCCCTCACTTGAAACAAGATATAATGCCTCTTTGGCTACTTTTGCCATATTCTCTACCGTCTACATTCAGGTTGTATCAAAGATTGCAAGAGTTTAGAGTTTCTGCTGGGAATATTCAACCCCACCAGCAACCTTTCCTCAAGACCTGAGACACCACCAGGGAATTGAGATAGCGAATATTGGTGAATAGAAGGGTTGAGGTCAAAGTCTGGTGTGTTCATAATCCAGAGAAAGAGCACTGGTGGGATTGCCAGGAAGGGAGTAGAAATTATGGATAAACCTAAATGGTTTCAGGAGCTTACTGGTAGAGGGCTCTTTCAGGACATCTCGGATGAAGAGCGCCTTGCTTCCCTTCCTTCAGGCTCCCGCTTCTACGTCGGATTTGACCCTACCGCTCCCAGCCTTCAACTCGGAAATCTGGTTCCCCTTGTAGTCGCAATTCATCTCGCTCGTGGTGGCCTACAGCCTGTTATCCTGTTCGGAGGAGCAACTGGCTCTATTGGAGATCCGTCAGGGAAAGATAAAGAGAGAACGCTGCTGGAGGCAGAGACTATTACTGCCAATATCGAACGGCAGCGAAAACAGGTTGAGAAACTCTTTCGCGATCTTTCAGTGGCACCGGAGTTCGTAAACAATCTTGATTGGACTCAGTCCGTACCTGTCCTTGATTTTCTTCGGGATACTGGAAAGCATCTTACCGTGAACTACATGATTGCCAAAGAGGTAGTCAAAACTCGACTGGAGGGGCATGGAATCTCATTCACTGAGTTCTCCTATATGTTGCTCCAAGCAATGGATTTTGACCACCTCCTCCGAACGTCAGACGTTGTTCTTCAAATCGGAGGCTCTGACCAGTGGGGCAATATTACTGCTGGACTTGAACTGATACGTAAAAAAGGAAGCGGAGAGGCTGTGGCGTTTTCTTTTCCTCTCGTCACCGATAGCGCAGGAAAAAAGTTTGGCAAAAGTGAAGATGGGGCCCTGTGGCTCGACAAGGCACTTACGTCGCCATATAAGCTGCACCAATATTTTTTGAATGTAGATGATGTCGATGCTATTCGCTACCTAAAGATATTCACCTTCTTAACCTTGGAAGAGATACAAGAAGTCGAGAAAGCACATCTTGCAGCACCAGAAAAGAGACTCGCTCAGAACACTCTGGCAGACCAACTGGTCGAGCTGATTCATGGGAAAGACGAGCTCGATGCAGCGAAGAAAAGTCGAGAAGTCCTCTTTGGCGGCTCCCTTGAGGGCATATCTGAGGATCGCCTACTAGAGATCTTTGAAGGGGTCCCCTCGAGTGAAAGGCGAAGAGCCGACATCATAGAACAACCGGTGATTGAAACGTTTACGGGAAGCTCACTTGCACAGTCTCGCGGAGAAGCGAAGCGACTGATTAGTGGTGG
This region includes:
- the rpmG gene encoding 50S ribosomal protein L33 — its product is MAKVAKEALYLVSSEGTGFFYTLRVNKKKRRGDQKLSLKKYDPIAQKHVLFEEKLVFRERLGLCPKNDTKFKWEQAYLDTVKKYTKLYLQNTQGNAKSAASVLVFLWKLIRKLKLKGSMIIFQETFPGIFEEILTYKNPYPTIAQKDTCKKLNEFFHLRKRESCFVFFSSKDADEASTETEQQEGQSDETAQDTVEQEEPSTETE
- a CDS encoding tyrosine--tRNA ligase; this translates as MDKPKWFQELTGRGLFQDISDEERLASLPSGSRFYVGFDPTAPSLQLGNLVPLVVAIHLARGGLQPVILFGGATGSIGDPSGKDKERTLLEAETITANIERQRKQVEKLFRDLSVAPEFVNNLDWTQSVPVLDFLRDTGKHLTVNYMIAKEVVKTRLEGHGISFTEFSYMLLQAMDFDHLLRTSDVVLQIGGSDQWGNITAGLELIRKKGSGEAVAFSFPLVTDSAGKKFGKSEDGALWLDKALTSPYKLHQYFLNVDDVDAIRYLKIFTFLTLEEIQEVEKAHLAAPEKRLAQNTLADQLVELIHGKDELDAAKKSREVLFGGSLEGISEDRLLEIFEGVPSSERRRADIIEQPVIETFTGSSLAQSRGEAKRLISGGGGYVNNVRVEDSQALLNSLPLPFPNVVVLRSGKKKYHLIRIVE